In Armatimonadota bacterium, the genomic stretch CACCTGGTCGAGCAGGTCGACGAAGTTTTGCATGTTCGATCCAACCAAGATCACAAAGTCTTCAAGGGTTTGATGAGGTTCGATGAGGACCACGGAAGGAAGCTCGAAGATATCGTTAGGTTGGGCCCTGAACTTGAGCCCTCCCTCAAAAACTTGGTTGGAATGCGGATGATGCGTCCGGTATGTGCCCGCGAGACTCTTTTCAGCTTCCTGTGTTCGGCCAATAACCACCTCTCGCGCATCACCTCGATGGTTTGGAAACTTTCTGAAGCGCGGAATCTCCCGTCAACCCCGTCACTCGCTTCAATTCCGTTCCTGACCATAAACCAAATCGCCTCTATCGGTGAAGGAATTCTTCGGCAAGAAGGCTTTGGATATCGAGGAAAGTCAATTCCCCAAGTGGCGAAACGGCTGGAATCAGACGGCGGCGACCGGCTCTTGGAAGAGCTTAAGTCAGAGGAATATGGCGTGGCTCGTGACTATCTGTTGACCCTTCCTGGGGTAGGTCCTAAGCTTGCAGACTGTATTTGCCTGTTTGCATTTGACCACCAAGAGGCCGTGCCTGTTGACACACACATCTGGCAACAGCTGACCAAAATCTACTATCCAAACTGGCACGGAACGGCCCTAACGAAGACAAAATATGACTATGCAACAAAGGCATTTCGAGACCGTTTTGGGGCTCTCGCAGGGGTAGCGCATCAGTTCTTGTTTGTCGATAATATGACGAGTTATCGAAATAAAAATCCGAAATCGTAGCTTTTTTGTTATTTCCTGTCTACGCAAATTCTAGGTTCAACCCAACCTGAACCCCCAAGTAAAGACGGGCGGCGAGTATGCCAAAATGATTGTGTTATCGTCGTTTTGTCCGTATTGGGGTCGACTCCCCGCCGGACCCCGTTGATGTGTAGTCATGCTGTAGGAGGTGACCCCGAATGCACAACTCCCCACAAAGGGTTTGTTTATTGCTGGTTGGATTGGTAGGCGCAATGTTCGCTTACGCAGGACAACCGAAAGAGGAAGGTATTGAAACGATCTCGGAGACGAAGTCTCTGAAATCAGAAACGGTATACGAGTTTAGCCGTCAGGTAGGACTCGGGCGTATGGTCAAAGTACGCGATGGTAAAGACGGTTCCATCACTAAGGTCTTCAAGCTCATGAAGAAGGATGGCAAGATCGTCGGGAAGGAGTTGATCCGAGAAGAGAAGATCGACGCTGTGCCTACCACTTACCGACTTGGTAACGGAGGCTATAATGCTAGCCGAGGAACCGGAACATTTAAGCCAAAGAAGGTGCTCTCAATGCGAGCTTCGGCTTACGATCCGGGCCCACATTCCAACGGAAAGTGGTCAGGAACGACTACACTGGGCATTCGACCGACTTATGGCATTGTTGCCGTTGATCCACGCGTGATTCCGCTAGGTTCAATCCTATTCGTCGAAGGCTATGGCTTTGCCTATGCTGCCGATACCGGTAGTGCAATCCGTGGAAATCGAATTGACCTCTGTATGAACTCGGTAGCGCAGTGTTACCAGTTCGGACGCAAGACCGTAAAGGTCCACGTCCTCGGTAAAAAGTGAATCTCGCCGATCGTGGCGAGCTTGTTGGCTTCCTTCGGAAGCACGGCATCAGTGCCGACAAGAGTTTGGGGCAGCACTTCTTGTGCGCCCCAAGCGTTGTTAAGGGCATCGTGGATGCGGCAGGGTCTTACAAAACCTGCTTAGAGGTCGGTCCAGGTCCAGGAATTCTAACCTCATTTTTGGCGAAAAGAGCCGAGCAGATGGTCGCCGTCGAATTCGACGAGCGCATGATTGCTTTGCTTGCCGATTCAGCACCATCCTGCGCGGCGATACATGGGGATGCGCTAAAGGTGGATATGCGCGAGCTGCTCGCCACTACTCCGCATCCGCGGGCGCTTGTTTCGAATATGCCGTATTACATCACCGGACCGTTGCTAGAGCGGTTCGCGGGGATACGCGATTGCTTTGACGTTGCAGTTCTGATGATGCAGAAGGAAGTTGGCATCAAGATTGTTGCTGGGCCGGGCGAGCGAGAGCGCGGCGCGCTGAGCGTGATGCTTCAGACTCAGTTCGAAATCACGAAGTTGTTGAAGGTCCCACCGGGATCGTTTATGCCGCCTCCTAAGGTGGAATCGGTGGTTCTGAGGATGATTCCGCGCCAAGTGGACCTTCCGTTGGCGTTTGAAAAGGTGGTGCGAGCAGGTCACAGTCAACCTCGAAAGACGCTGATCAACTGCCTCGCTGCAACCTTTCGGCTAGATCGACCGGTCGTTCAGGCGGCGGTCGAAGCAGCGGGACTGACAGAAAATGCCCGGGGATTTGAACTTACCGAGGCCCAGTGGGTCAAACTCTCGGAAGTCATCGAGGGTCAGCCATGGAGCGAATCAGTAGCGAAACCGTAAAAGCGTGCGCGCTGGAGCTTGGCTTTTCGACGGTTGGTGTTGCGCCCGCTTTGCCGATTCCTGAAGCGTTGGCAACGTACCATGCTTGGCTTGCTGAAGGGTTTGGTGCGGACATGGCGTACCTGGAGAACCACAAGGCGCTGAAGCAGCATCCTGAGAACCTGCTAGAAGGGTGCGAGTCGGTCATCGCGGTGACTCTGAACTATTACCAGCCGCCGCCTCCTGGAGAAGGGAAGATCGCGCGGTATGCGCTCGGGCGTGATTACCATAAGGTTTTGCGCTCGAAGCTGAACCGCTTGGCTCGCAGGATTGAGCAGGATCACCCGGAAAGTCGACAGCGGGCATGCATAGATTCTGCTCCGATTTTAGATCGAGCGTATGCGAGTCTGGCTGGACTCGGCTGGTTCGGAAAGAACACGATGCTCATTGACTCGAAGCGGGGAAGTTGGTTCTTCATAGGATTGCTCTTGTCGACAGTTCCTTATGAGCTTGATGAGCCCAGCGTCGGCGGATGCGGGAGCTGCCGGGCATGTATTGACGCCTGCCCAACTGGAGCGATCAAGTTACTAGGGGATCGCTACCAAGTGGATTCTCGGAGCTGCATCAGCTACCAGACAATCGAAAATAGAGGAGATCTGACCGCCGATACGGATGGGTGGCTGTTTGGCTGCGATGTTTGTCAGGAGGTTTGTCCGTTTAACCAGCCTCGATCTTCTCAGCCGTTGCGGGCTGACTTGACATCGGAAAGCGACTTTTTGATGCCGCTGGCCGAGCGAGTTCGGGCGGCAACAAATGAAGCTGAATGGGGTCTTGCCACCCAAAGTTCCCCTATTCGGCGAGCAGGCTATCTTGGCTGGGTGCGAAACCGCGAAGGAAAAATTACCTCATGACGTGGCCAGCTCGGGTGCGGACGGCTTGGGAGTATAGCTCGACATACTTGGCCGCCGACGTGTCCCAGCCCCAGTCGGCTTCCATTCCGTTACGCTGAATCTCCGCCCAGCGAGGTTTGTCATTGAAGACTTCAGCGGTTCGTCGGCACGTCGCGACTAACTCCGTCACAGACTTGTGGGCGAAAGTGAATCCATTGATTCCTTCGAACACGGAGTCCATGAGTCCGCCAGTTTGGCGGACGACGGGAACTGTACCGTAGCGCATGGCGATCATCTGCCCGAGGCCGCAGGGCTCAAATGCCGAGGGCATCAGGAAGGCATCGGAGCCAGCGTAGACGCGCTGAGCAAGAGATGGGTCGAAAACGTTGAGGAGCCGGAATTGAGTAGGATAGCGCTCCTGAAGAGCCTCGTAACCGCGCACTATCCCAGGCTCGCCGAGTCCCTGAACGACGAGTTGTGCACCGGTCGAGAAGATTTCGGGTGCGGCATCAAGGAGGATATCGAAGCCCTTTTGCGAGCTTAGACGAGAGACCATTCCGAAAACGGGTGCCTGATCTTGAATCG encodes the following:
- a CDS encoding 3D domain-containing protein, with the translated sequence MFAYAGQPKEEGIETISETKSLKSETVYEFSRQVGLGRMVKVRDGKDGSITKVFKLMKKDGKIVGKELIREEKIDAVPTTYRLGNGGYNASRGTGTFKPKKVLSMRASAYDPGPHSNGKWSGTTTLGIRPTYGIVAVDPRVIPLGSILFVEGYGFAYAADTGSAIRGNRIDLCMNSVAQCYQFGRKTVKVHVLGKK
- the rsmA gene encoding 16S rRNA (adenine(1518)-N(6)/adenine(1519)-N(6))-dimethyltransferase RsmA, whose translation is MNLADRGELVGFLRKHGISADKSLGQHFLCAPSVVKGIVDAAGSYKTCLEVGPGPGILTSFLAKRAEQMVAVEFDERMIALLADSAPSCAAIHGDALKVDMRELLATTPHPRALVSNMPYYITGPLLERFAGIRDCFDVAVLMMQKEVGIKIVAGPGERERGALSVMLQTQFEITKLLKVPPGSFMPPPKVESVVLRMIPRQVDLPLAFEKVVRAGHSQPRKTLINCLAATFRLDRPVVQAAVEAAGLTENARGFELTEAQWVKLSEVIEGQPWSESVAKP
- the queG gene encoding tRNA epoxyqueuosine(34) reductase QueG; protein product: MERISSETVKACALELGFSTVGVAPALPIPEALATYHAWLAEGFGADMAYLENHKALKQHPENLLEGCESVIAVTLNYYQPPPPGEGKIARYALGRDYHKVLRSKLNRLARRIEQDHPESRQRACIDSAPILDRAYASLAGLGWFGKNTMLIDSKRGSWFFIGLLLSTVPYELDEPSVGGCGSCRACIDACPTGAIKLLGDRYQVDSRSCISYQTIENRGDLTADTDGWLFGCDVCQEVCPFNQPRSSQPLRADLTSESDFLMPLAERVRAATNEAEWGLATQSSPIRRAGYLGWVRNREGKITS